ACTCTTTAACCATCTCACGTGTTGTCTAAAGTCAGTTTTACTGGCATTTCACACTTGGAAGAAGTGTCGAGTTTGACCATGTTCACGCCGGCTTTTCTGCTGCTTTTTCACTCCATCTGTGAAATTTATTTCACGATTTTGGAAATTAATCAAACACCCCCAAAAACACCCCCAAATCAGCACGAAGTGAGCTGCTCGCCAACCTTCTGTTTTGAATATTGCTTGACTACCCCTATTTGCAGTATCTTTCATGCACTAGCTGAACGGCTCAGAATAGCCAAAAGCGGCCGTTCGAGCAGGATGGTTATTAGCGTCCACAGAACTTTTCCCTTGCACTTTAAAAGGGATTTTTTTATTTATGAGTTGAAAATTCTAGGCTTTTTCTCTAAAAAAATTAAGCCTAAACACTGACCTATGGAGAAGGTAAGCATGGGAGAAATTAAAACGAGTCTTTTATGCTCGTTATTTCTAATAACCTTGAGTTTTGTATTGACCATTGGGTGTGAGAAAGCTAAAAATCGCAAGCCGGCTACTGAACAACCTGTAGTAGAAGTGGAAACGGTAGGCGATACCTCGGAGGTCGAACAAAAAGCAAAGCCTGTTCCTAGTTTAGAAAGACGCGCAGAAGTTGAAACTCGATTAGAATCTTTATTATCTCTAATTGAAGAAAGGGAAAAAATTTTACTCGACAAAGAAAAAAGACTTTTTGCTTTGGAGAAACGCGTGGAGGAAAGAGCAGCAAACTTGGACAAAGGAGAGAAGAATCTTAGGCTACAGCAAACTATTTCTTGGATTGTGCTGGCTTTAGGGGCTGTTAGCATCGGATTAGCTTTTGTTATAGGTACAAGACAGCGGAAAAAAACCGCTGTTAAGGCTAAGGTGGGCAAACCCAGTAAAATACCCGGCGCAAAAGAACGTCCGAAAACCAAGGTAAAACCAGAAACTAAAAAAGCAACAGAGGAAACAATACAAAAAACAAAAAAGTGAAGCAGCTTCAGAAATGGAATCGGAATCAGAACAGAAAACAAAATAAATGGAATAAACAAATTCAAGGCTGATTGAAATAATAAGGATGGCAATCCTATTTCGACTGGAGGGCGTGGGGGTGAAAAACTCCATCCATCATGCTGCGCTCCGTTCATAATGATAACATAAACCGCCAAGAATGGGTATTTTGCCCACTTTTCCATCTCTCTGGGATTTGTATCCTTCTGGAACCCGCTGACCTAATCCTTGATGGGGACGTTGCGAATTATAATAATCAATATATTCCTGTAAAATATTCAAAATCTGTTTTTCACTGATGAGCAAAAAATAATCGAGTGCTTCCCGCCGCACGGTTCCAATAAAACGCTCAGCGATAGAATTCATGTTTGGAGCTTTGACCGAGGTTCTTATCTCTTTGATTCCATAAGCGAGATAATTCAGGTTTAATTGTGCTGCATTATCATGAATCATATATACTAAACTGTTCAATTTTTCTCCAAATCCAATTAACTGCTGCCGAACAAATTCACGGCAAGGACTCCGCGTTATCGCAAAATCCACAATCTCCCGGGTTTTGTGATAGATAATGAAATAGACATAGAATCGTTGATTCAGTACTGTGTCTACTGTAAAAAAATCTGCAGCATAAAGCGAATGAATCTGTTGACTTAAGAACTGCTTCCAGGTTAAGGATTGTTTGACTTTTCCTCTCCGCCGGAAGTCGCTTAAAATATTCCGAATGGTATTCTTATCCAAATGTATATTTAATTTCAGCAGTTCCCCCTGTATTCTCTTATGGCCCCAGTATAGATTGTCGTTTTTCATCGTCAGAATAAGTTGCTTGATCTCATTGCTAACCGGCGGTCTGCCAACTGGCGTTTTTCTTTTGAATGTCCAAAAGTGTTTGATCAATTGTCTCTGCCAGCGCAGCACCGTTTCCGGTTTCACGATTGAGATAGATTCTTTAATTTCGCTGCTCCTGGTCAGAATAGATAGAATGATTCGGTCGGTTTGCCGGATTGGAAGTCGTTTTTTCCGAATCTGTCGCTTCAGGATCTCAAGTTCCTTC
This is a stretch of genomic DNA from candidate division KSB1 bacterium. It encodes these proteins:
- a CDS encoding transposase; translated protein: MFSLLTFVFSLILNLFKSEKRLLLHVSLQQKELEILKRQIRKKRLPIRQTDRIILSILTRSSEIKESISIVKPETVLRWQRQLIKHFWTFKRKTPVGRPPVSNEIKQLILTMKNDNLYWGHKRIQGELLKLNIHLDKNTIRNILSDFRRRGKVKQSLTWKQFLSQQIHSLYAADFFTVDTVLNQRFYVYFIIYHKTREIVDFAITRSPCREFVRQQLIGFGEKLNSLVYMIHDNAAQLNLNYLAYGIKEIRTSVKAPNMNSIAERFIGTVRREALDYFLLISEKQILNILQEYIDYYNSQRPHQGLGQRVPEGYKSQRDGKVGKIPILGGLCYHYERSAA